One Glycine max cultivar Williams 82 chromosome 6, Glycine_max_v4.0, whole genome shotgun sequence DNA segment encodes these proteins:
- the LOC102664702 gene encoding uncharacterized protein: MESLALSFLLITLFLFTIISLNSFSSYASQLTYTDHCASMVPNSNPNESKFKDFPHGRFQVGYYLGGDKIVGADTFQKLRQKQVTLRIKSVYETDVFGIHKVGATLLVTTASSYYRVGNFTRGKRLKNRKRFPSSIMFSLDGFWSEYSGKICMVGTGSGYNMQLLEVVLKLYNVVNSSNTISTLAIGSLESLSSKNEVSYFEPISLFIFPRVDYEYSLDTIEAKTEFSNEGEVVLGLSINPVSFCANIFPMINGKYDLQYQSECNSAKYCSPVNGKYDFQLPYIVSLKELVCLDVKQRVRVLIGFRNSGDRWSFNPNTTLVGEGWWDEEKNQLSIVGCHFLGMEKSMTSVYVGDCSTRMILRFPKIWSIKDASSIVGQIWSNKTVGDSGYFKRMVLRKFEDQRVQISGTKYEYSQLDKVRKVSPRHEQLKNKGIRYPDVYSSDMRFDISVRISKRRVAWGYSVPLVVNDQIQQLNLEETFPSNSSNTLPSISPNSSSTGLYNVSYKINIKLLPNVKLGEEKSMLNTTTNVTEPVNVSAEGIYDAEAGILCMVGCRNLGSKNQIPSSNSLDCEVIVKFQFPPLDAKNNGGYIKGSIESVRKNSDPLYFKQLDVISAAFYTAEASQISKKVDMEVIMILLCTTLACVFVGLQLYHVKRNPDMLPLISFVMSLILTLGNMVPLVLNFESLFAQNHDKKRILLGSEWLEVNEIAVRLIVMVAFLLQFRLLQLTWSARKVYTKQKDLWIAEKKVLYVILTLYAAGFLIALLVHQSNTLQGDVVYSSSLSQQHSLWEDLKSFSGLVLDGFLLPQILLNLFMNSKGNALSCSFYFGISLVRLIPHAYDLFEALVYVDGSSLYEDEIADYYSTAWDIIIPLVSLMFAAIIHLQQQFGGCSILSWRINTKGVEEYKKVPVVTEA; the protein is encoded by the coding sequence ATGGAATCTCTAGCATTGTCATTTCTCCTCATTACATTGTTTCTTTTCACCATAATCTCCCTTAACAGTTTTTCATCTTATGCTTCTCAACTCACTTACACAGATCACTGTGCTTCCATGGTTCCAAACTCAAACCCCAATGAGTCCAAGTTCAAAGACTTCCCACATGGTAGATTCCAAGTTGGTTACTACCTTGGTGGTGACAAAATTGTTGGTGCTGACACCTTCCAGAAACTGAGACAGAAACAAGTTACCCTTCGAATCAAGAGTGTGTATGAAACTGATGTCTTTGGCATACACAAAGTTGGAGCTACCTTGTTAGTAACAACTGCCAGTTCCTATTACCGTGTGGGAAACTTCACACGTGGCAAAAGATTAAAGAACCGCAAGCGTTTTCCAAGTTCAATAATGTTTAGTCTTGATGGGTTTTGGTCAGAATATTCAGGCAAGATTTGCATGGTTGGAACAGGAAGTGGCTATAACATGCAACTTTTGGAGGTTGTTCTCAAGCTTTACAATGTCGTCAATTCGAGTAATACTATTTCTACCTTGGCTATTGGAAGCTTGGAGAGCTTGAGTTCTAAGAATGAGGTGAGTTATTTTGAACCCATTTCTCTGTTTATTTTTCCTAGAGTGGATTATGAATATAGTTTGGATACTATAGAAGCAAAAACTGAGTTCTCTAATGAAGGTGAAGTAGTACTGGGTTTATCCATTAATCCGGTTAGTTTTTGTGCAAACATTTTTCCAATGATTAATGGTAAATATGATTTGCAATACCAAAGTGAATGCAATTCTGCAAAGTATTGCAGTCCTGTTAATGGTAAATATGATTTCCAATTGCCTTATATTGTGTCTTTGAAAGAATTGGTTTGTTTAGATGTTAAGCAAAGGGTGAGAGTATTGATTGGATTTCGCAATAGTGGTGATAGATGGTCTTTCAATCCTAATACTACATTAGTTGGAGAAGGGTGGTGGGATGAGGAAAAGAACCAATTGTCTATAGTTGGTTGCCATTTCTTGGGAATGGAAAAATCAATGACTAGTGTTTATGTGGGTGATTGCTCAACAAGAATGATCTTGAGGTTTCCAAAGATTTGGTCAATCAAAGATGCAAGTAGCATTGTGGGCCAAATTTGGAGCAACAAAACTGTAGGGGATTCAGGTTATTTCAAGAGAATggttttaagaaaatttgaggACCAAAGAGTTCAAATTTCTGGCACAAAGTATGAGTATAGCCAGCTTGACAAAGTGAGAAAGGTGTCCCCAAGACACGAACAGTTGAAGAACAAGGGAATAAGGTACCCTGATGTTTATTCTTCTGACATGAGATTTGACATCTCAGTTAGAATCTCTAAGAGGAGAGTTGCATGGGGTTATTCTGTTCCATTGGTTGTTAATGATCAGATCCAACAGTTGAACTTAGAAGAAACCTTTCCTTCTAATTCCAGCAACACACTCCCATCCATTTCTCCAAACTCTAGCAGCACTGGCTTGTACAATGTTAGCtacaaaatcaacatcaagcTACTACCTAATGTCAAGTTAGGTGAAGAGAAGTCTATgttaaacacaacaacaaatgtAACTGAGCCAGTGAATGTTTCAGCTGAGGGAATTTATGATGCTGAAGCTGGAATCTTATGTATGGTAGGTTGCAGAAACCTTGGCTCAAAGAACCAAATTCCATCATCAAATTCTCTGGATTGTGAGGTTATAGTCAAGTTTCAGTTCCCCCCGCTTGATGCAAAGAACAATGGAGGTTACATTAAAGGAAGTATTGAAAGCGTGCGCAAAAATTCAGACCCTCTTTACTTCAAACAGTTGGATGTGATTTCAGCTGCATTTTACACAGCAGAAGCATCACAAATATCGAAGAAAGTAGATATGGAGGTCATAATGATTCTGCTTTGCACCACACTAGCATGTGTTTTTGTGGGTTTGCAACTCTACCATGTGAAAAGAAATCCTGACAtgcttcccttaatctcctttgtcATGTCATTGATTTTGACTTTGGGAAATATGGTACCTCTTGTTCTGAATTTTGAATCCCTTTTTGCACAAAATCATGACAAGAAAAGAATTTTGCTTGGAAGTGAATGGCTTGAAGTGAATGAAATTGCTGTAAGGCTAATTGTAATGGTGGCTTTCTTGTTGCAATTCCGTCTCTTGCAGCTAACTTGGTCAGCAAGAAAGGTTTATACAAAACAAAAGGACCTTTGGATTGCTGAGAAGAAGGTTTTGTATGTGATTTTAACCCTATATGCAGCAGGTTTCTTGATTGCATTGCTTGTACACCAAAGCAATACCTTGCAGGGTGATGTGGTGTATTCATCTAGCCTTTCACAACAACACTCACTTTGGGAGGACTTGAAATCTTTTTCAGGTTTGGTGCTAGATGGCTTTCTCTTGCCTCAAATTTTGCTTAATTTGTTCATGAATTCCAAAGGGAATGCTCTTTCTTGTTCATTTTACTTTGGAATCAGTTTGGTCAGACTAATTCCTCATGCATATGATCTCTTTGAGGCTCTTGTATATGTTGATGGTTCATCCTTATATGAGGATGAGATTGCAGACTATTACTCCACTGCTTGGGATATAATCATTCCTTTGGTAAGCCTGATGTTTGCTGCAATTATCCATTTGCAACAACAGTTTGGCGGTTGCAGCATTCTTTCTTGGAGAATCAATACCAAGGGTGtagaagaatataaaaaagtgCCTGTGGTAACTGAAGCATAG
- the LOC100305715 gene encoding uncharacterized protein LOC100305715 — protein sequence MAKRTLLKLKPSLHVPLRFFRSSTLALTRPVAPLARPESPSISLFKPSTVHFPGILARQMVTARSPRGASKRNDEEEEDDDDGFDDEDGFDLDDEFDDSDDGDGFDDEEEEEKPKGKKKKTW from the coding sequence ATGGCAAAGAGAACGCTGCTGAAGCTAAAGCCAAGTCTCCACGTTCCGTTACGTTTCTTCCGCAGCTCCACTTTGGCCCTGACCCGACCCGTTGCCCCGCTTGCCCGACCCGAATCCCCCTCGATATCCCTCTTCAAACCCTCCACCGTTCACTTCCCGGGCATACTCGCAAGGCAAATGGTCACTGCGAGATCGCCACGTGGTGCTTCAAAAAGGAAcgatgaggaggaggaggacGATGATGATGGTTTTGATGACGAGGATGGATTCGATCTCGACGATGAGTTCGACGATTCCGATGATGGTGACGGCTTTGATgacgaggaagaagaagagaaacccaagggaaaaaagaagaagacatGGTga